A region of the Hyphomicrobiales bacterium genome:
CTGGCTGGCGGTCTGGCGCGTGTGCTTGCGCACGACGTTGACGCCCTGCACCACCGCGCGGTTCTCCTTCGGGATGACCTTGAGGACCTCGCCGTGCTTGCCCTTGTCACGTCCGGCAAGCACCACGACTTTGTCACCCTTGCGGATCTTCGGTTTGGCCCGTCCTTCGATCCCGGACGAGCGGTCGAGTTTGGCCACCATCTAGAGGACCTCCGGAGCGAGCGAGACGATTTTCATGTTCATGGCGCGGAGCTCACGCGTCACGGGCCCGAAGATACGGGTGCCGATCGGCTCCTTGTTGTTGTTGATGAGAACGGCCGCGTTGCGGTCGAACCGGATGACGCTGCCGTCGTTGCGGCGGATCGGCGCGGCGGTGCGCACGACCACCGCCTTCATCACCTGGCCCTTCTTGACGCGGCCGCGCGGAATGGCGTCCTTGACGCTGACGACGATGATGTCACCGACGCTCGCATACTTGCGCTTCGATCCTCCGAGCACCTTGATGCAGCGCACGCGGCGCGCGCCCGAGTTGTCGGCGACGTCGAGATTGGTCTCGTTCTGGATCATGGCCTTCGTCTCCGCAGTCCACTCGGCGGGATTGTTTTCCCGCCTTGGCCGATCTTCGGCCCCTCATTACGTTGCCGGCGTCAGGCCGAGCCGACGCCGCCGTCCTTGACCAGCGTCCATCGCTTGTTCCGGGAGATCGGACGGCATTCCTCGATCGATACCCGGTCGCCCACCTTCGCGACGTTTTCCTCGTCGTGGGCGTGGTACTTCTTCGAGCTGCGCACCGTCTTCTTCAACATCGGATGCGTGAAGCGGCGTTCGACGCGCACGACGATCGTCTTGTCGTTCTTGTCGGAGAC
Encoded here:
- a CDS encoding 50S ribosomal protein L24 translates to MVAKLDRSSGIEGRAKPKIRKGDKVVVLAGRDKGKHGEVLKVIPKENRAVVQGVNVVRKHTRQTASQQGGIVSQEAPIHMSNLAIEDPKDGMPTRIGFKILDDGRKVRVAKRSGEVIDV
- the rplN gene encoding 50S ribosomal protein L14, encoding MIQNETNLDVADNSGARRVRCIKVLGGSKRKYASVGDIIVVSVKDAIPRGRVKKGQVMKAVVVRTAAPIRRNDGSVIRFDRNAAVLINNNKEPIGTRIFGPVTRELRAMNMKIVSLAPEVL
- the rpsQ gene encoding 30S ribosomal protein S17; this encodes MPKRVLQGVVVSDKNDKTIVVRVERRFTHPMLKKTVRSSKKYHAHDEENVAKVGDRVSIEECRPISRNKRWTLVKDGGVGSA